The Nitrospirota bacterium nucleotide sequence TAATATAGAGAGAAATGGGCGCTAATAAACTCAGAAAACAGGTCGAGCTTGAAAAGAAAAAAAGGCGAATTATTTTTTTCACTTTCGGCTTATTGTTATTTATTTACCTCTCTTTTAGCCTGATTTTCGGCGAAAGGGGATTTGTGCGCTATTTAAAACTCAAATCAACCAGAGCCGACCTTCAGGCCGAGACAAAAAAAGTACAGGACGAAAATGAAGAAATTAAAAAACAGGTCGATATTCTTAAGAAAGACCCCCACGCTGTAGAGAACTTTGCGAGAGAATTAGGCCTTACAAAAAAGGGAGAGATAATTTTCAAATACGAGGATGAAACCGAAAAATAGACATGGGCAGTTCTGCCGCATAATTTTTATAATCGACAGATTATTTACATTCTGTTTTAACCTTTCTAATCTCAACGTTTTTTATCAATTCCATAAAGTTCTTTTTTATAAGGTGTCGTATAAAAATTCTTCACCAGAACTGCCCATGTAATTTTTTAGTACTCTTAATTCGTTCTATTTTAGGGATGAAAATAGTCAATGACTCATAGGATGAACAGCAGTCCCCTCTATGTTGCTTTCCTCTGGCACATGCACCAGCCGTATTACAAGGACCCCATAACAGGGGTTTATCGCCTTCCGTGGGTGAGGCTTCATGGTGCAAAAGATTATTACGGCATGGTAGCCATACTGGAGGATTTTCCATTAATCCATCAGACCTTTAATCTTGTCCCATCGCTTCTCGAGCAGTTGCTGGATTATGTCGAGGGGAGGGCGGATGATATATTTCAAGAGGTCAGCCGTATACCCTCAAAAGAGCTCACCTTAGAGCATAAGATTTTTATTCTGTCAAATTTTTTTCTGGCTAACTGGGACAATATGATAAAGCCCTTTCCAGGGTACTATGAGCTCCTCGTAAAAAGAGGCAGAGTCATTACAAGAGGAGAGCTTGAGAGGGCTGTAAAATATTTTTCGGCCCAGGACTTTCTCGACCTTCAGGTCTTTTTTAATCTCTGCTGGTTTGACAGGATCTTTATGGAGAGGGACCCTTTTGTTAAAGGGCTTATTCAAAAGGGAAAGAATTACACAGAGGATGAGAAAAAAATTCTTCTAAATAAACAAAAAGAAATACTTGGATTGATTATACCTGAATACAAAAAAATAAAAGAACAGGGACAGATAGAGATAACAACCTCCCCGTTCTATCATCCAATATTGCCGCTTCTCCATGATACTAATCTTGCAAAGGTTGCTCTTCCTGGCATTGAACTTCCGCAGCTCAGGTTTTCATCCGGGGATGATGCCTTAAAACAGATAAAGATGGCTATGGACTACCATGAAAAACTTTTTGGTTCCAGACCGGAGGGCATGTGGCCGTCTGAAGGCTCTGTGAGCGCTGAGATTATTAATGCTTTTAAAGAATCAGGAATTGAGTGGATTGCAACTGATGAGGGTATTTTATAGAGGTCAATGGGCACCTCCCTCAGGGATTCTGGAGGAGCGGTGAAGGAGCCGGGAGCCCTTTACCAGCCTTACATTGTGGGAGATGGCCTGTCAATAATATTCAGAGACCACGAAATCTCTGACCTTATAGGTTTTGTTTACTATAAGTGGGATGCAAAAAAAGCAGCGGACGACCTTATTCAAAGGCTTTACAGGATAAAGTACTCCCTTCCAAAGGGCAGACCGTTCCTTGTCCCGATAATCCTCGATGGAGAAAACGCATGGGAACATTATCAAAAAGACGGGAGGGATTTCCTTCGTTATTTATATGAGAGATTGAGCAAAGAGGACGGCATCAGGACTGTAACTGTTTCAGAGTATCTTAAAGAACATCCACCTGAGGCAAGAATTGAGAATCTTTTCCCTGGCTCATGGATTAGCAGTAATTTCAGCATCTGGATAGGACATGAAGAAGACAATCTTGCATGGGACATGCTCACTGAGACAAGGGAAGAGCTGTCAATATTTTCCAGATTGAACCCTGATGCTAACTTAGAAGGTGCATGGAAGTCGCTTTATATAGCCGAAGGCAGCGACTGGTGCTGGTGGTATGGCGATGAACATACAACAGAGACACAGGCAGAATTTGATGAACTTTTCAGGGCCAACCTAACAAAGGTTTACAATGTCATGGGGAAGGATGTGCCCCCGAAGCTACTTATCCCAATCCTCAAAGAAGACAGGAGCATTAAACCAACAACAGCCATTAGAGGTTTTATTACCCCTCAGATAGATGGAGAAATTACGAGTTATTATGAATGGTATCAGGCAGCTTATCTTGAGGTATCGCGGATGGGTGGCACCATGCACAGGGCTGAAAGCCTTATGACCCGCATATACTATGGATTTGATACAAATAACCTCTATTTAAGGGCGGATGCAAAAAAACCACTTTCAGAAATCTTCAATGGCATGACCCTTTCCTTCCAGTTTATAAAACCTCCTCATTTGAAACTTGATATTGACAGAGGACAGATAGAGGCGAAGATTTATAAGAGGGTGAATAGCGAGTGGCAATTTTATAAAGCCATAGAAAATGTTGCAATAAAAGACATTTTAGAGGTTACAGTGCCATTCTCTGAACTCGGCGTCAAGCAGGGAGATGAAATAGGTTTTTCTCTATCTTTACTAAAGAATGGGGATGAGATTGAGAAGTGGCCATGGAGAGGGTTCATATCCTTAGAAGTTCCAGGGCCAGAATTTGAAGCTATCATGTGGCAGTGAGAAACAAGTGAACAACGAATAATAATTATAGCCACAGAGGACACAGAGAGCACAGAGATAAATATGTCAGATAAATTAACGGAACAAATCATAGCATCAGCAATAGAGGTTCATCGTATCTTGGGACCAGGTTTGCTTGAATCAATATATGAAGAAGCGATTTGTTATGAGTTATCGCTCAGAGGTATTTCATATGAACGGCAAAAAGAAGTCGATATTTTTTACAAGAATACAGTTATCAAGGGTCAAAGACTTGACCTGATAGTGGATGGAGAGGTTGTAGTT carries:
- a CDS encoding GxxExxY protein, whose product is MSDKLTEQIIASAIEVHRILGPGLLESIYEEAICYELSLRGISYERQKEVDIFYKNTVIKGQRLDLIVDGEVVVEIKSARKLENVFTAQVLSYLKSTGLKRALLINFGETKLVDGIKRFSL
- a CDS encoding septum formation initiator family protein — protein: MLFIYLSFSLIFGERGFVRYLKLKSTRADLQAETKKVQDENEEIKKQVDILKKDPHAVENFARELGLTKKGEIIFKYEDETEK